A genomic region of Micromonospora sp. NBC_01796 contains the following coding sequences:
- the hydA gene encoding dihydropyrimidinase: MALLITGGTVIGPTGAHRADVLVEGETIAALFAPGRAPDGDHEVIDATGRYVIPGGIDAHTHMELPFGGTNASDTFDTGTRAAAYGGTTTIIDFAVQRTGEVVQDGLAAWHAKAAGNCHVDYAFHMILGGVDDDSLKAMDQLVADEGITSFKLFMAYPGVFYSDDGQILRAMQRARENGSMVMMHAENGIAIDVLVQQSLARGDTDPIHHGLTRPAVLEAEATHRAIRLAEVARDCPLYIVHLSASEALEQVAAARDAGRNVFAETCPQYLYLTLEEQLGAPGFEGAKWVCSTPLRSGHESHRRDLWRGLRANDLAIVSTDHCPFCFKDQKELGLGDFSKIPNGIGGVEHRVDLVYQGVVDGKLSLERWVETISTTPARMFGLYPRKGIIAPGSDADIVLYDPAGQTTISVETHHMNMDHSAYEGYRIAGRVDTVISRGTVLVSDGTYHGRAGHGRYLPRGLSSYLG; this comes from the coding sequence ATGGCACTGCTGATCACCGGCGGAACCGTGATCGGCCCCACCGGGGCGCACCGCGCGGACGTCCTGGTCGAGGGCGAGACGATCGCCGCCCTGTTCGCGCCGGGACGGGCGCCGGACGGCGACCACGAGGTCATCGACGCCACCGGGCGGTACGTCATCCCCGGCGGCATCGACGCGCACACGCACATGGAACTGCCGTTCGGTGGCACGAACGCCTCCGACACGTTCGACACCGGGACCCGTGCGGCGGCGTACGGCGGCACCACCACGATCATCGACTTCGCGGTGCAGCGGACCGGTGAGGTGGTCCAGGACGGGTTGGCCGCCTGGCACGCGAAGGCGGCCGGCAACTGTCACGTCGACTACGCCTTCCACATGATCCTCGGCGGGGTCGACGACGACTCGCTCAAGGCGATGGACCAGCTCGTCGCGGACGAGGGGATCACCAGCTTCAAGCTGTTCATGGCGTACCCGGGGGTGTTCTACTCCGACGACGGCCAGATCCTGCGGGCGATGCAGCGGGCCCGGGAGAACGGCTCGATGGTCATGATGCACGCCGAGAACGGGATCGCGATCGACGTCCTCGTGCAGCAGTCCCTGGCCCGGGGCGACACCGATCCGATCCACCACGGACTGACCCGGCCGGCGGTGCTGGAGGCGGAGGCGACCCACCGGGCGATCCGGTTGGCCGAGGTGGCCCGCGACTGCCCGCTCTACATCGTGCACCTGTCCGCCAGCGAGGCACTCGAACAGGTCGCGGCGGCCCGCGACGCCGGACGCAACGTCTTCGCCGAAACCTGCCCGCAGTACCTCTACCTGACCCTGGAGGAGCAGCTCGGCGCGCCGGGCTTCGAGGGGGCCAAGTGGGTCTGCTCCACCCCGCTGCGCAGCGGACACGAGTCGCACCGCCGCGACCTGTGGCGCGGACTGCGTGCCAACGACCTGGCCATCGTCTCCACCGACCACTGCCCGTTCTGCTTCAAGGACCAGAAGGAACTCGGCCTCGGCGACTTCTCGAAGATCCCGAACGGGATCGGCGGCGTCGAGCACCGGGTCGACCTGGTCTACCAGGGTGTGGTCGACGGCAAGCTGTCGCTGGAGCGCTGGGTCGAGACGATCTCCACCACGCCGGCCCGGATGTTCGGCCTCTACCCGCGCAAGGGCATCATCGCCCCCGGCTCGGACGCCGACATCGTCCTCTACGACCCGGCCGGGCAGACCACGATCAGCGTGGAGACCCACCACATGAACATGGACCACTCCGCGTACGAGGGTTACCGGATCGCCGGTCGGGTCGACACGGTCATCTCCCGGGGCACGGTGCTGGTCTCCGACGGGACGTACCACGGGCGGGCCGGTCACGGCCGGTACCTGCCCCGTGGCCTGTCGTCGTACCTCGGTTAG
- a CDS encoding rhodanese-like domain-containing protein, giving the protein MNSSHRQAGCPDTTAPAGSRGIDDILEAARLRLHRLEPEAGHLAYRGGALLVDIRPAAQRAATGSIPGALVIERNVLEWRLDPRSSARLPVADRYDLPVVIFCQEGYTSSLAAAALQDLGLYLATDIAGGFAAWRLAGLPAFGPTDVYAHLTTAPPAIAGRAYT; this is encoded by the coding sequence ATCAACTCATCGCACCGGCAGGCAGGCTGTCCGGACACGACGGCACCGGCCGGCTCGCGCGGCATCGACGACATCCTTGAGGCCGCCCGGCTGCGGCTGCACCGACTCGAACCGGAGGCGGGGCACCTGGCGTACCGGGGCGGAGCGCTGCTGGTCGACATCCGACCGGCCGCCCAGCGGGCCGCGACCGGCTCGATCCCCGGCGCGCTGGTGATCGAGCGCAACGTGCTGGAGTGGCGGCTCGACCCGCGCAGCTCGGCCCGGTTGCCGGTCGCGGACCGGTACGACCTGCCGGTGGTCATCTTCTGCCAGGAGGGTTACACCTCCTCGCTGGCCGCCGCCGCCCTCCAGGACCTCGGCCTGTACCTGGCCACCGACATCGCGGGCGGGTTCGCCGCCTGGCGGCTGGCCGGTCTGCCGGCGTTCGGCCCCACCGACGTCTACGCCCACCTGACCACCGCGCCCCCGGCGATCGCCGGCCGGGCGTACACCTGA
- a CDS encoding cysteine dioxygenase, with product MTINSTDPLAIARQYASNPAAWPVTAQFDPVERWYARLAGTDEYEVWLLTWLPGQTTDLHDHGGSSGGFLVSAGALTEEIVVGGELRPTVLAADSGRQFGPRHVHRVSNRGTEPAVSVHVYLPALRRMTRYELDGGKLRVAEVAEAGVAW from the coding sequence ATGACCATCAACTCCACCGACCCGCTCGCCATCGCCCGGCAGTACGCCTCGAACCCGGCCGCCTGGCCGGTCACAGCCCAGTTCGACCCGGTCGAACGCTGGTACGCCCGGCTGGCCGGCACCGACGAGTACGAGGTCTGGCTGCTTACCTGGCTGCCCGGCCAGACGACCGACCTGCACGACCACGGCGGTTCGTCGGGTGGCTTCCTCGTGTCCGCCGGTGCGCTCACCGAGGAGATCGTGGTCGGTGGCGAACTCCGGCCGACCGTGCTGGCGGCCGACAGCGGACGGCAGTTCGGTCCACGGCACGTGCACCGGGTCAGCAACCGGGGCACCGAGCCCGCGGTGAGCGTGCACGTCTACCTCCCGGCGCTGCGCCGGATGACCCGTTACGAACTCGACGGCGGCAAGCTGCGGGTGGCCGAGGTGGCTGAGGCAGGGGTGGCCTGGTGA
- a CDS encoding ABC transporter permease produces MRTALGVLGAVVLGGLLWEGYKAVGDPDGTVLFGVRVLPRADDAAMPHLTEILGRFGDPERVGGDPIWLVVTDAGLVTLRSVAVGFLAGALVGLLLAVLMQRLRWVRRGLLPYVVLSQTVPLIALAPVIAGWGGRLSIGSYPWQPWMSVATIAAYLAFFPIAVGLLRGLTSPAPIAEELMRSYAAGWWRTLVKLRLPAATPYLYPALRLAGAAAVVGAVVGEISTGTRGGIGRLVIEYSREATTDPAKVYTALLGAVLLGLLVAGAVGLAELLLTPGRRASMR; encoded by the coding sequence GTGCGTACGGCGCTCGGGGTGCTCGGGGCGGTGGTGCTCGGAGGGCTGCTCTGGGAGGGCTACAAGGCGGTCGGCGACCCGGACGGCACGGTGCTGTTCGGCGTACGGGTGCTGCCCCGCGCCGACGACGCCGCCATGCCGCACCTGACCGAGATCCTGGGCCGGTTCGGTGATCCGGAACGGGTCGGCGGGGATCCGATCTGGCTGGTGGTGACAGACGCCGGCCTGGTCACCCTCCGCAGTGTCGCGGTCGGGTTCCTCGCCGGGGCGCTGGTCGGGTTGCTGCTCGCGGTGCTGATGCAGCGCCTGCGCTGGGTCCGGCGCGGGCTGCTGCCGTACGTGGTGCTGTCGCAGACCGTCCCGCTGATCGCGCTCGCCCCGGTGATCGCCGGATGGGGCGGGCGGCTGTCGATCGGGTCGTACCCGTGGCAGCCGTGGATGTCGGTCGCGACCATCGCGGCGTACCTGGCGTTCTTCCCGATCGCCGTCGGGCTGCTGCGCGGGCTGACCTCGCCGGCACCGATAGCCGAGGAACTGATGCGCAGCTACGCCGCCGGCTGGTGGCGGACGCTGGTGAAACTGCGGTTGCCGGCGGCGACGCCGTACCTCTATCCGGCGTTGCGGCTGGCCGGCGCGGCGGCGGTGGTCGGTGCCGTGGTCGGGGAGATCTCCACCGGCACCCGGGGCGGCATCGGCCGGCTGGTCATCGAATACTCGCGCGAGGCGACCACCGACCCGGCCAAGGTCTACACCGCGCTGCTCGGCGCGGTGCTGCTCGGCCTCCTGGTGGCGGGGGCGGTCGGGCTCGCGGAACTCCTGCTCACCCCCGGACGAAGGGCGTCGATGCGGTGA
- a CDS encoding winged helix-turn-helix domain-containing protein, whose amino-acid sequence MSVIAISPRTYPPSSGSVRSTLGRRRIEPGNAPTTLTVTLDITLSGGDTLTPQASRLLELVQQLVEQGDRAAIAGAPGAIGLVVEPAPARVWGEEADAAVQDAVPLRILAGSRKVLRGGAPIPLTRLEYDLLVFLAEHPRRVFTRLQLLNSVWGYEHAVARTVDVHVRRLRAKVGETVPLVTTVYGVGYRLADEARISLDRDA is encoded by the coding sequence ATGTCGGTCATCGCGATCAGCCCGCGCACGTACCCACCGTCGAGCGGATCGGTACGGTCGACCCTCGGCCGCCGACGGATCGAACCAGGTAACGCCCCCACCACCCTCACCGTCACCCTCGACATCACGTTGAGCGGTGGCGACACCCTGACCCCGCAGGCGTCCCGCCTGCTGGAGCTGGTCCAGCAGTTGGTCGAACAGGGTGACCGGGCGGCGATCGCCGGCGCTCCCGGTGCCATCGGACTGGTCGTCGAGCCGGCACCGGCGCGAGTCTGGGGTGAGGAGGCCGACGCGGCCGTCCAGGACGCCGTTCCACTTCGGATCCTCGCCGGCTCCCGGAAGGTGCTGCGCGGCGGTGCGCCGATCCCGCTGACCCGACTGGAGTACGACCTGCTCGTCTTCCTGGCCGAGCACCCGCGCCGGGTCTTCACCCGCCTGCAGTTGCTCAACAGCGTCTGGGGCTACGAACACGCGGTCGCCCGTACGGTCGACGTGCACGTACGCCGGCTGCGGGCCAAGGTGGGCGAGACGGTGCCCCTGGTGACGACGGTGTACGGGGTCGGCTACCGGCTGGCCGACGAGGCCCGGATCAGCCTGGACCGCGACGCGTAG
- a CDS encoding CoA-acylating methylmalonate-semialdehyde dehydrogenase, whose protein sequence is MREIPHWINGVEVAGTGDRRLPVFDPATGEQQAVVVAATDEEVRSAVLAARAAQPGWRAASLSRRAEVMFRFRDLVDAHSKEIATLLSAEHGKTVADAAGELARGLENVEFATGAPHLLKGDYSEQAATGVDVYSIRQPLGVVAGVTPFNFPAMVPMWMFCTALVAGNTFVLKPSEKDPSVSLLLADLLRRAGLPDGAFNVVQGDRSAVAALLADPDVAALSFVGSTPVARAVYEAGTRAGKRVQALGGAKNHMVVLPDADLGSAADAAISAGFGSAGERCMAVSVVVAVGAVADPLVAAIAERIGRIRVGPATDPDAEMGPLISGEHRDRVRSYLDRPGGELVVDGRTLPAADGPGFFLGASLVDHVTTDSDLYLDEIFGPVLSVVRVDTYEQAVDLVNANEYGNGTAIFTRDGGAARRFQYDVVCGMVGVNVPIPVPVAYYSFGGWKASLFGDLHMYGPEGLRFYTRTKVVTSRWPDPATSEVDLGFPKVR, encoded by the coding sequence ATGCGCGAGATTCCACACTGGATCAACGGGGTCGAGGTCGCCGGCACCGGCGACCGCCGGCTGCCGGTCTTCGACCCGGCCACCGGGGAGCAGCAGGCCGTCGTGGTCGCGGCCACGGACGAGGAGGTACGCTCCGCGGTCCTCGCCGCCCGTGCCGCCCAGCCCGGTTGGCGGGCCGCGTCGCTGTCCCGCCGCGCCGAGGTGATGTTCCGGTTCCGGGATCTGGTCGACGCGCACAGCAAGGAGATCGCCACCCTGCTCTCCGCCGAGCACGGCAAGACGGTCGCCGACGCCGCCGGTGAACTCGCCCGGGGGCTGGAGAACGTCGAGTTCGCGACCGGGGCGCCGCACCTGCTCAAGGGCGACTACAGCGAGCAGGCGGCGACCGGGGTGGACGTCTACTCGATCCGCCAACCGCTCGGGGTGGTCGCCGGTGTCACCCCGTTCAACTTCCCGGCCATGGTCCCGATGTGGATGTTCTGCACCGCCCTCGTCGCCGGCAACACGTTCGTCCTCAAGCCGAGCGAGAAGGACCCGAGCGTCTCGCTGCTCCTGGCCGACCTGCTGCGCCGGGCCGGGCTGCCGGACGGGGCGTTCAACGTGGTGCAGGGGGACCGCTCGGCGGTGGCCGCGCTGCTCGCCGACCCGGACGTGGCCGCGCTGTCGTTCGTCGGTTCGACCCCGGTGGCCCGTGCCGTCTACGAGGCCGGGACGAGGGCCGGTAAGCGGGTCCAGGCGCTCGGCGGGGCGAAGAACCACATGGTGGTGCTGCCCGACGCCGACCTCGGCTCGGCGGCCGACGCGGCGATCTCGGCCGGCTTCGGGTCGGCGGGGGAGCGGTGCATGGCGGTATCCGTGGTGGTTGCCGTCGGGGCGGTCGCGGATCCCCTGGTCGCGGCGATCGCGGAGCGGATCGGGCGGATCCGGGTCGGCCCGGCGACCGACCCGGACGCCGAGATGGGGCCGCTGATCAGCGGCGAGCACCGGGACAGGGTGCGGTCCTACCTGGACCGGCCCGGTGGCGAACTGGTGGTCGACGGGCGGACGTTGCCCGCCGCCGACGGGCCCGGCTTCTTCCTCGGCGCCTCGCTGGTCGACCACGTCACCACCGACTCCGACCTCTACCTCGACGAGATCTTCGGCCCGGTGCTGTCGGTGGTCCGGGTCGACACCTACGAGCAGGCCGTCGACCTGGTCAACGCCAACGAGTACGGCAACGGCACGGCGATCTTCACCCGCGACGGCGGTGCGGCCCGCCGCTTCCAGTACGACGTGGTCTGCGGCATGGTCGGGGTGAACGTGCCGATCCCGGTGCCGGTGGCCTACTACAGCTTCGGCGGCTGGAAGGCCTCCCTCTTCGGCGACCTGCACATGTACGGGCCGGAGGGGCTCAGGTTCTACACCCGTACCAAGGTGGTCACCTCGCGTTGGCCGGATCCGGCGACGAGCGAGGTCGACCTCGGTTTCCCCAAGGTCCGCTAG
- a CDS encoding ABC transporter substrate-binding protein encodes MGSLSRRRLVAGLVSCAVLAGCGTADGTGSGSTAPGGRTSVKLQLQWFVQAQFAGYIAAVDRGFYQEQGLEVEIVEGGVDIVPQTVLAQGQADFAVAWVPKALASREQGAGITDIGQIFARSGTYQVSFADRGIRTPADLKGRKVGNWGFGNEFELFAGMTKAGLDPGKDVTLVQQQFDMQALLRGDIDAAQAMSYNEYAQLLEAKDPKTGQLYRPEAFTVLDWNTIGTAMLQDAVWANSERLAKDGAYQETAVKFLTGTIKGWAYCRDNPQVCRDLVVARGAKLGASHQLWQTNEVNKLIWPAPKGVGLIDETAWKATVDLALTTRNQDGQTVLTKQPDPAAYTNEYVQRALDALRGSGVDVTGAGFQPATVTLNEGGA; translated from the coding sequence ATGGGTAGTCTCAGCAGACGGCGCCTTGTCGCCGGGCTCGTGAGTTGTGCGGTGCTGGCCGGCTGCGGCACCGCGGACGGCACCGGTTCCGGGTCCACCGCGCCGGGCGGGAGGACCTCGGTCAAGCTGCAGTTGCAGTGGTTCGTGCAGGCCCAGTTCGCCGGGTACATCGCCGCCGTCGACAGGGGCTTCTACCAGGAGCAGGGCCTCGAGGTGGAGATCGTCGAGGGCGGTGTCGACATCGTCCCGCAGACGGTGCTGGCGCAGGGGCAGGCCGACTTCGCGGTGGCCTGGGTGCCGAAGGCGCTCGCCTCGCGGGAGCAGGGCGCCGGGATCACCGACATCGGTCAGATCTTCGCCCGGTCCGGGACGTACCAGGTGAGCTTCGCCGACCGGGGGATCCGTACGCCGGCCGACCTCAAGGGCCGCAAGGTCGGCAACTGGGGGTTCGGCAACGAGTTCGAGCTGTTCGCCGGGATGACCAAGGCGGGACTCGATCCGGGTAAGGACGTGACCCTGGTGCAGCAGCAGTTCGACATGCAGGCGCTGTTGCGCGGTGACATCGACGCGGCCCAGGCGATGAGTTACAACGAGTACGCCCAGTTGCTGGAGGCCAAGGACCCGAAGACCGGTCAGCTCTACCGGCCGGAGGCGTTCACGGTGCTGGACTGGAACACGATCGGCACCGCGATGCTGCAGGACGCGGTCTGGGCCAACAGCGAGCGGTTGGCCAAGGACGGGGCGTACCAGGAGACGGCGGTGAAGTTCCTCACCGGCACGATCAAGGGGTGGGCGTACTGCAGGGACAACCCGCAGGTGTGCCGGGACCTGGTGGTCGCCCGGGGCGCCAAGCTCGGTGCCAGCCACCAGCTCTGGCAGACCAACGAGGTCAACAAGCTGATCTGGCCGGCACCGAAGGGGGTCGGGCTGATCGACGAGACGGCTTGGAAGGCAACCGTCGACCTGGCCCTGACCACCCGCAACCAGGACGGGCAGACGGTGTTGACCAAGCAGCCGGATCCGGCGGCGTACACCAACGAGTACGTCCAGCGGGCGCTGGACGCGCTCAGGGGTTCGGGGGTCGACGTCACCGGTGCGGGCTTCCAACCGGCCACGGTCACCCTCAACGAGGGCGGCGCCTGA
- a CDS encoding TIGR03842 family LLM class F420-dependent oxidoreductase — MDIGVVFQCDPPARELVSLAQRAEAAGFSHVWTFDSHLLWQEPFVIYSQILARTERVVVGPMVTNPGTRDWTVIASHFATLNEMYGNRTVCGIGRGDSALRTLGYPPTSINELRDCVTVIRELANGRSANYRGQELRFPWAAGGELEVWVAAYGPRALALAGEVGDGYILQLADPDIAAWMIGAVRAAAERAGRDPAAIRFCVAAPAYVGDDLAHQRDQCRWFGGMVGNHVADIVGRYGATGAVPQALTDYIAGRQGYDYAEHGRAGNRHADFVPDGIVDRFCLLGPVSAHLEKLERLRALGVDQFAVYLQHDAKEETLAAYGEQIIPVLRDGTRRHSPVQRAGSAANAV; from the coding sequence ATGGACATCGGAGTCGTGTTCCAGTGCGACCCACCCGCCCGGGAGCTCGTGTCGCTGGCCCAGAGGGCGGAGGCGGCCGGATTCAGCCATGTCTGGACCTTCGACTCACACCTGCTCTGGCAGGAACCGTTTGTCATCTACTCGCAGATCCTGGCCCGGACCGAGCGGGTGGTGGTCGGCCCGATGGTGACCAACCCCGGCACCCGGGACTGGACCGTCATCGCGTCGCACTTCGCCACCCTCAACGAGATGTACGGCAACCGCACCGTCTGCGGCATCGGTCGGGGCGACTCGGCCCTGCGGACGCTGGGGTACCCGCCGACCAGCATCAACGAGCTGCGCGACTGCGTCACCGTGATCCGGGAACTGGCCAACGGCCGATCGGCGAACTACCGGGGGCAGGAGCTGCGGTTCCCCTGGGCGGCCGGTGGTGAGCTGGAGGTCTGGGTGGCCGCGTACGGGCCACGGGCGCTGGCCCTGGCCGGCGAGGTCGGTGACGGTTACATCCTGCAACTCGCCGACCCGGACATCGCCGCCTGGATGATCGGCGCGGTGCGGGCGGCGGCGGAACGGGCCGGTCGGGATCCGGCGGCGATCCGGTTCTGCGTCGCCGCCCCGGCCTACGTCGGCGACGACCTGGCCCACCAGCGCGACCAGTGCCGGTGGTTCGGGGGCATGGTCGGCAACCACGTGGCGGACATCGTCGGCCGGTACGGCGCGACCGGGGCGGTACCGCAGGCACTCACCGACTACATCGCCGGCCGGCAGGGTTACGACTACGCCGAGCACGGCCGGGCCGGCAACCGGCACGCGGACTTCGTACCGGACGGGATCGTCGACCGGTTCTGCCTGCTCGGCCCGGTCTCGGCGCACCTGGAGAAGCTCGAACGACTGCGCGCCCTCGGGGTCGACCAGTTCGCGGTCTACCTCCAGCACGACGCCAAGGAGGAGACCCTGGCCGCGTACGGCGAGCAGATCATCCCGGTACTGCGCGACGGGACCCGACGGCACAGCCCGGTGCAGCGGGCCGGCTCGGCCGCGAACGCCGTATGA
- a CDS encoding ABC transporter permease, with the protein MTVGRGTRRLLRGVGPPLLVGVGGLVAWELTVTLGRVAPFLLPAPSAIGTELVDNRAVIWQVGLASGTNALVGLVAGAVLAILAAMLASRFDFLGEVAVPVAAALNALPIIALAPILNNMFESTSSIPRRSVVAIVVFFPVFLNTLRGLREVDPVHRELMTSYAAPGWTFTRLVRLPGALPFVFTGLRQASSLAVIAAVVAEYFGGRQDGLGSRITSAASYTAYPRAWAFVVGACVLGLVFYLAALGLERLTMPWRARRSG; encoded by the coding sequence GTGACCGTCGGCCGTGGGACGCGCCGGCTCCTGCGCGGTGTCGGTCCGCCCCTGCTGGTCGGGGTGGGCGGGCTGGTGGCGTGGGAGCTGACCGTCACCCTGGGGCGGGTGGCGCCGTTCCTGCTGCCGGCCCCGTCCGCGATCGGCACCGAACTGGTCGACAACCGGGCGGTGATCTGGCAGGTCGGACTGGCCAGCGGCACCAACGCGCTGGTCGGGCTGGTCGCCGGGGCGGTGCTGGCGATCCTCGCCGCGATGCTGGCCAGCCGGTTCGACTTCCTCGGCGAGGTGGCGGTGCCGGTCGCGGCGGCCCTCAACGCCCTGCCGATCATCGCGCTCGCGCCGATCCTCAACAACATGTTCGAGTCCACCAGCAGCATCCCGCGCCGCAGCGTGGTGGCGATCGTGGTGTTCTTCCCGGTCTTCCTCAACACCCTGCGCGGGCTGCGCGAGGTCGACCCGGTGCACCGCGAGCTGATGACCAGCTACGCCGCTCCCGGCTGGACCTTCACCCGATTGGTACGCCTGCCCGGCGCGCTGCCGTTCGTCTTCACCGGTCTGCGTCAGGCGTCCTCCCTGGCGGTGATCGCGGCGGTGGTCGCGGAGTACTTCGGGGGTCGGCAGGACGGCCTCGGATCGCGGATCACCTCGGCGGCCTCGTACACCGCGTACCCGCGCGCGTGGGCGTTCGTGGTCGGCGCGTGCGTACTCGGTCTTGTCTTCTATCTGGCCGCCCTCGGCCTGGAACGCCTGACGATGCCCTGGCGGGCGCGGCGGTCCGGCTGA
- a CDS encoding ABC transporter ATP-binding protein yields MTTTEHGPAVEITGVTKVFNPGRPDRVTALTGVDLTVRRGEFVSLIGPSGCGKSTLLRLVADLIPVTEGTVRVAGKPARTARLDREYGIAFQQAGLFEWRTVQRNVELPLELRGTGRRERRVRAREMLDLVGLADFAGHYPPQLSGGMQQRVAIARALAVHPPLLLMDEPFGALDEMTRERLQDELLRVCARTGTSTIFVTHSIPEAVYLSDRVVVMSARPGRITAEIGIDLAERNETTRQTAEFFAGITRVRQALRHGPPADPPGGPDPADQPGEPEPADPAVSR; encoded by the coding sequence GTGACCACCACGGAACACGGACCGGCGGTCGAGATCACCGGCGTGACCAAGGTCTTCAACCCCGGCCGCCCGGACCGGGTGACCGCGCTGACCGGCGTCGATCTCACCGTGCGGCGGGGCGAGTTCGTCAGCCTGATCGGGCCCTCGGGCTGCGGGAAGTCGACCCTGTTGCGCCTGGTCGCCGACCTGATCCCGGTCACCGAGGGGACCGTACGGGTGGCCGGGAAGCCGGCCCGGACCGCCCGCCTTGACCGGGAGTACGGCATCGCCTTCCAGCAGGCCGGCCTCTTCGAGTGGCGTACGGTGCAGCGCAACGTCGAGCTGCCGCTGGAGCTGCGCGGCACCGGCCGGCGGGAGCGGCGGGTACGAGCCCGCGAGATGCTGGACCTGGTCGGGCTGGCCGACTTCGCCGGGCACTATCCGCCGCAACTGTCCGGAGGCATGCAGCAGCGGGTGGCGATCGCCCGCGCCCTGGCGGTGCACCCGCCGCTGCTGCTGATGGACGAACCCTTCGGCGCCCTGGACGAGATGACCCGGGAGCGGCTCCAGGACGAGCTGTTGCGGGTCTGCGCCCGTACCGGCACCAGCACCATCTTCGTGACGCACTCGATCCCGGAGGCGGTGTACCTCTCCGACCGGGTGGTGGTGATGTCGGCCCGTCCCGGACGGATCACCGCCGAGATCGGCATCGACCTGGCGGAGCGAAACGAGACCACCCGGCAGACCGCGGAGTTCTTCGCCGGCATCACCCGGGTCCGGCAGGCCCTGCGCCACGGGCCACCGGCCGACCCGCCGGGTGGACCGGACCCGGCCGACCAACCGGGGGAACCGGAGCCGGCGGATCCGGCGGTGTCGCGGTGA
- a CDS encoding AEC family transporter, with the protein MRGVLAGFTAIWTVTLAGYLIGRIGLLGPDGTTVLARLAFFVAAPALLFTTLARSSLAEVFTPALAAFVLSTVLVAAVYLALARWVWHRPAGEATVGALSASYVNAANLGLPVAAYVLGDPSFVAPVLLFQVLLASPLALGVLDATATGHRPSVRRLALLPARNPIMLGCAAGLAVTVTGLPLPEPVMRPFELVGSAAVPLALLALGMSLRGSRPLHGGPEAGERYTAVGLKVLVQPALAYLIGRFALGLTGPALLAAVVTSALPTAQNVFVYATRYQRAESLARDTVVLSTLAAAVMLVAISAWLG; encoded by the coding sequence GTGCGGGGAGTACTGGCCGGTTTCACGGCCATCTGGACGGTCACGCTCGCCGGTTACCTGATCGGCCGCATCGGTCTGCTCGGCCCGGACGGGACGACGGTGCTGGCCCGACTCGCCTTCTTCGTCGCCGCCCCGGCACTGCTGTTCACCACGCTGGCCCGTTCCTCGCTGGCCGAGGTGTTCACCCCGGCCCTGGCCGCCTTCGTGCTCAGTACGGTGCTGGTCGCCGCCGTCTACCTGGCGCTCGCCCGGTGGGTGTGGCACCGGCCGGCCGGCGAGGCGACCGTGGGCGCGCTCAGCGCCTCGTACGTCAACGCGGCGAATCTCGGCCTGCCGGTGGCGGCGTACGTGCTCGGTGATCCGTCCTTCGTGGCGCCGGTGCTCCTGTTCCAGGTGCTGCTGGCCTCACCGCTGGCGCTCGGCGTGCTGGACGCCACGGCCACCGGACACCGGCCCTCGGTACGCCGTCTCGCCCTCCTTCCGGCCCGCAACCCGATCATGCTGGGGTGTGCCGCCGGGCTGGCCGTCACGGTCACGGGACTGCCGTTGCCCGAACCGGTGATGCGCCCGTTCGAGCTGGTCGGGTCGGCCGCCGTACCGTTGGCGCTGCTCGCCCTGGGGATGTCGCTGCGCGGCAGCCGTCCGCTGCACGGCGGCCCGGAGGCGGGCGAGCGGTACACCGCGGTCGGCCTCAAGGTCCTGGTGCAGCCGGCGCTGGCCTACCTGATCGGACGGTTCGCCCTCGGCCTGACCGGGCCGGCCCTGCTGGCCGCGGTGGTCACCTCGGCCCTGCCGACCGCGCAGAACGTCTTCGTCTACGCCACCCGGTACCAGCGAGCCGAGTCGCTGGCCCGGGACACCGTCGTGCTCTCCACCCTCGCCGCCGCCGTCATGCTGGTGGCGATTTCGGCCTGGCTGGGCTGA